From a region of the Neodiprion fabricii isolate iyNeoFabr1 chromosome 7, iyNeoFabr1.1, whole genome shotgun sequence genome:
- the LOC124186479 gene encoding coiled-coil domain-containing protein 8 homolog, whose product MKVFLVIACVIGMALSGPSKRQQQLEADQLEAEAYEYDYGSEPSASHYSDAAVAASHGHGHGHGHGHGHGHVGYSSGGGLVSIAQGAADQAHNQVANQHSAAGQAAYVAKNTLAQAAAQSAATAAAALAGKQIILLGLEQQSRDAHVAVEGEKMQLQQAQRAATAAQNTAQQAMHQVQVITAALNAAQATADHAAQAAAEAAAELAAQTAMVGQAKARAETIDEQLHASRVDFDATQSAANKAAAAAQTAQNNAAAAAAHAASAASAVAGHHPASLHQASQLGDSLEYKGYRY is encoded by the coding sequence ATGAAGGTCTTCCTGGTGATCGCGTGCGTGATCGGCATGGCTCTCAGCGGTCCGAGTAAACGACAGCAGCAGTTGGAGGCCGATCAGCTTGAGGCAGAGGCCTACGAATACGATTACGGAAGCGAGCCATCAGCCTCACACTACTCGGACGCTGCAGTGGCCGCCAGCCACGGACACGGGCACGGCCATGGACACGGGCACGGCCACGGCCACGTGGGTTACAGTTCAGGGGGTGGTTTGGTCAGCATAGCTCAGGGGGCGGCGGACCAGGCGCACAACCAAGTCGCGAACCAGCACAGCGCAGCCGGGCAAGCGGCCTACGTGGCGAAGAACACGCTGGCCCAAGCGGCGGCCCAATCGGCGGCCACAGCGGCGGCCGCGCTCGCTGGAAAGCAGATAATCCTCCTGGGCCTGGAACAGCAGTCGAGGGACGCCCACGTCGCCGTTGAGGGGGAGAAAATGCAGCTTCAGCAGGCTCAGCGTGCCGCCACTGCCGCCCAGAACACCGCCCAGCAGGCCATGCATCAGGTCCAAGTGATAACGGCCGCTCTGAACGCCGCCCAGGCCACGGCCGATCACGCGGCTCAGGCCGCGGCTGAAGCTGCAGCTGAGCTTGCCGCCCAGACCGCCATGGTAGGTCAGGCCAAGGCGCGCGCTGAGACCATTGACGAACAGCTCCACGCTTCCAGGGTGGATTTCGACGCTACGCAATCCGCGGCGAACAAGGCTGCGGCGGCGGCTCAGACCGCGCAGAACAACGCAGCCGCGGCTGCGGCACACGCTGCAAGCGCGGCCAGCGCTGTGGCTGGACATCATCCCGCCAGTCTTCATCAGGCCTCGCAGTTGGGGGACTCGCTAGAGTACAAGGGATACCGGTACTAG